The genomic window GGTGGAAAAACAAGAAGCAACCTGCTTTTTGGAAGTTTTTCACGCGTTGTTTGACGGTTTAGAAGAGCTCGTTTGCATAATAGATCCGGAAACAAATGAAATACTTTTGGCAAATGATGCATTTAAACGGGTCTACGGGGAAGCTGAGGGCAAAAAATGTTATAGAGTTCTTCACAAACTTGAAAGTCCTTGTCCCTTCTGCAACAATACATGCATTTTTGGAGAAAACCTTGGCAAAGTCTGTGCGTGGGAGTATAAATGCGATGAAACTGGACGATGGTACAAATGTTTTGACAAGGCCATCCCATGGTCTGGAGGCAAGTATGTAAAATTCGGAATGGCTGTAGACCTAACAAGATACAAAGAGATGGAGAACGCTCTAATTGAAAGCGAAAAGCGGTACCGCACTCTTGTTGAAGCGGCTCCAGATATAATATACACAATTTCATCTGAAGGAAAGATTATTTCGCTTAATCCAGCCTTCGAAAAAATCACCGGATGGAAACGTGAAGAGTGGATCGGCAAACCCTTTGTGGAGATCATCCATCCGGAAGATGTTCCTAAGGCTGTCGAAAATTTCCAGAAAACTTTGGCTGGTAAGCCTGAACTAGTCGAGCTTAGGGTGCGTACTGGGTCTGGCGAATATTTAATCGGCGAGTTTATAAGCGTGCCGCTAATTGAGAATGGCCAGATATTTGGTGGGCTTGGAATAGCCCGCGACATTACAAACCGCAAAAAATACGAGGAAAGCATTCAAGAGATCTGTACCTTCCTAAACGCTTTACTCCAAGCTATTCCGGACATGGTATTTTTCAAGGACGTGAATAGGCGGTATCTTATTGTTAACAGTGCCTTCGAAAAACTTGCAGGTTTGAAGAAGGAAGATATCATAGGAAAGAGAGCTGAAGAGATTCTTCCCTCTGAGCTGGCTTGCCAATGTAGGAATAGCGACGAGATGGTATTTCAGAAGAATGCAACGGTGCATGTGATAGAATATACTGTAAACGAAAAAGGTGAAAAGAGATTTCTTGATACGGTAAAGGTTCCCATTTTTGACAAAGATGGAAAAACCGTGGGTTTAATAGGCGTATGTCGTGACATTACAGATAGGAAGCTTATAGAGGATAAACTTAGAGAAAGCGAGGAGCTTTTCCGCTCCATTGTAGAAAACTCCCATGATGGCATAGCCATAATAGACGAAAACTATAGGATTATCTATGCAAACGAAATGTTAGCTGGAATTTTAGGATACCCGATGGACAAAATAATCGGGCAAGATTTTAGAAAATTCTTAGCAGAAGATTTTAAACCCCTCTTTACGGATAAAAGGCTGCGTGAACAAGCGAAACAAGCTGAACGGCAAAAGGGAACACGCTTTTTCTCGAAGTATGAGCTGAAAATTAGAGGGGAAAAAAGCGAGGAAAAAATAGTTTTTGTTAAAACCACAACACTGCGAGACGCTCAAGGAAAAATGCGGACAATAGCCCAGGTGCTTGATATAACCCAACGAAGAAAGCTTGAAGAGGAGAGATGCCTCTTCGAAAAAAGACTTTCAGAGCTAAACAGGTATGCACAGAAACTCAACCAAGCCCGAAGTCTAAAAGAAATTTATAGGCTTATTTTGGACGCTATGGAGAAAACTTTAGGTTTCGAGTATACTGGCATTTTCATAAAAGAGGGAGAAGTTCTCCGTCCAGTTGCTTGTCGCGGATATTCAAAAGCATTATCGCTTAAACTATACACTGATGAAGACGAGGCCATAGCTGTCAAGGCCGTCAACGCCGGAAAGTCAGTAACTGTTCCAGACATTAGAAAGGAAAAAGCCTACATTAAAAATGTAGAAGAAGTGCGGTCTGAACTTGCGGTGCCAATGAAAGTTGGTAGGAAAGTTTTAGGAGTACTAAACGTTGAAAGTCGAAAGATAGACGCCTTCAATGAAGAGCATAGGAAACTTCTTGAAGTGTTGGCCTCCCACGCCGCCATTGCCATAAACAACTTGAAAAGGCAGGAAAAATTGGCGGCTTTAAATGCTTATGGAAGAAACCTTAGCAAGGCGAAAAGCATAGGGGAAGTCTGCAAGCAAACTTTGCATGCTGTGCAGAAAATTTTGGGCTTTAAATATATAGACTTTTTCTTGGTTCAAGGGAAAACCTTACGATTGATAGGCTCTCTTGGGCTGTCACGCCCCTTGCAGATAGTTTTGCCGTTAGATGGTGATAAGGGCATAACTGTTAGAGCTGCTAAAATCGGGAAAGCAGTTTATCTTCCAAACGTGAGGAAAGATGAAGCCTACGTAGACGCTGGAGTTAAGGGGCTCTTATCCGAACTTGCGGTGCCAATAAAGCTAGGCGAAAAGGTTTTAGGCGTCCTAAACGTTGAAAGCGAAAAACTAGACGCTTTCGATGATGAGGACCGGCGTTTCCTTGAGATATTAGCTTCCCATGTTGCAATAGCCATAAGCAACATCCAAAGAAGAGAGAATCTTGAAGATCTTTCAAGAAACCTCCAGCACCTTATAAGAAGCTCTACGAGAATAATGCAAACTAAGGATATACACAGGAAGTTGAAAGAAATTGCAAAGGCTCTTCAGAAGTTGGGATTTGAG from Candidatus Bathyarchaeota archaeon includes these protein-coding regions:
- a CDS encoding PAS domain S-box protein, which translates into the protein MVEKQEATCFLEVFHALFDGLEELVCIIDPETNEILLANDAFKRVYGEAEGKKCYRVLHKLESPCPFCNNTCIFGENLGKVCAWEYKCDETGRWYKCFDKAIPWSGGKYVKFGMAVDLTRYKEMENALIESEKRYRTLVEAAPDIIYTISSEGKIISLNPAFEKITGWKREEWIGKPFVEIIHPEDVPKAVENFQKTLAGKPELVELRVRTGSGEYLIGEFISVPLIENGQIFGGLGIARDITNRKKYEESIQEICTFLNALLQAIPDMVFFKDVNRRYLIVNSAFEKLAGLKKEDIIGKRAEEILPSELACQCRNSDEMVFQKNATVHVIEYTVNEKGEKRFLDTVKVPIFDKDGKTVGLIGVCRDITDRKLIEDKLRESEELFRSIVENSHDGIAIIDENYRIIYANEMLAGILGYPMDKIIGQDFRKFLAEDFKPLFTDKRLREQAKQAERQKGTRFFSKYELKIRGEKSEEKIVFVKTTTLRDAQGKMRTIAQVLDITQRRKLEEERCLFEKRLSELNRYAQKLNQARSLKEIYRLILDAMEKTLGFEYTGIFIKEGEVLRPVACRGYSKALSLKLYTDEDEAIAVKAVNAGKSVTVPDIRKEKAYIKNVEEVRSELAVPMKVGRKVLGVLNVESRKIDAFNEEHRKLLEVLASHAAIAINNLKRQEKLAALNAYGRNLSKAKSIGEVCKQTLHAVQKILGFKYIDFFLVQGKTLRLIGSLGLSRPLQIVLPLDGDKGITVRAAKIGKAVYLPNVRKDEAYVDAGVKGLLSELAVPIKLGEKVLGVLNVESEKLDAFDDEDRRFLEILASHVAIAISNIQRRENLEDLSRNLQHLIRSSTRIMQTKDIHRKLKEIAKALQKLGFEKAVISLRDENLERKDLAAFGLTRNEARALAKHIIPGSVWREFLGPRFEKYKIGDFYCLSKDDPTIPREVFSKFFVDWPINTLLYAPIRTPEGKIVAIISLHNPKEIMKLSREFLMPLEIFLHQVAMILENAELFENLEKAQKELEAYANQLEEKVEERTRELREMHDQLLKAQRLAVIGELAGMIGHDLRNPLTSIAGATYYLKRRLSQTGDQRIMEMLELIEKNIAYSNKIINDLLDYSREVKLDVAETTPENLLNEALAAVEIPQNIKVIKLANEKPKVKVDFEKMKRVFVNLVKNAVDAMPHGGTLTIKSMKEGGNVVFTVSDTGIGMTEEVLKKLWTPLFTTKAKGMGFGLAICKRFVEAHGGTITVESAPGKGTTFTVTLPIEPKIEGEGGEKIWLKTLESSLSTTTKT